One Prionailurus bengalensis isolate Pbe53 chromosome D3, Fcat_Pben_1.1_paternal_pri, whole genome shotgun sequence genomic region harbors:
- the TRAFD1 gene encoding TRAF-type zinc finger domain-containing protein 1: MAEFLDDQDTQLCDNCKKEIPVFNFTIHEIHCQRNIGMCPICKEPFPKSDMESHMDTEHCQVTCKCNKKLEKRQLKKHEETECPLRLALCQHCDLELSVLKLKDHEDYCGARTELCGNCGRNVLVKDLKTHPEVCGRDGEEKRDEVAMPPNAYDESWGQDGIWIASQLLRQIEALDPPMRLPRRPLRAFDLDLFHSRTTNQRNMTAHFPIQNNLLEEQERQERNRTRQPPKEGGEDSANLDFMLALSLQNEGQAHSMAEQDFWRAVCGADQSLEGPNALNDIKGTADRTMLPCEFCEELYPEELLIDHQTSCNPSCALPSLSMGSTPPKEVEDPDVIFQKFLQQAASNQLDSLMGLSNSPPVEDSVIIPCEFCGVQLEEEVLFHHQDQCDQRPATANNHVTEGIPRQDFQHPETSPELPKRRVRHQGDLSSGYMDDIKQEMAKGPTYPLPPSRPINNMTATCNRLSTSTSSPRPGCQPSPPRILKLNNLDSQDSRGRNRNSHNSAMAAGHAPVIHPVRNLYPENLVPSFPRGPSGRYGASGRSEGGRNSRVTSTAANYRNRTAKAKTPKQQGAGDAEEEEEEE, translated from the exons ATGGCTGAATTTCTAGATGACCAGGACACTCAACTGTGTGACAACTG CAAGAAAGAAATTCCTGTGTTTAATTTTACCATCCATGAGATCCACTGTCAAAGGAACATTGGTATGTGTCCTATCTGCAAGGAACCGTTTCCCAAATCTGACATGGAGAGTCACATGGATACAGAACATTGTCAG GTGACCTGCAAATGTAATAAGAAGTTGGAGAAGAGGCAATTAAAGAAGCATGAG GAAACTGAGTGTCCTTTACGGCTTGCCCTTTGCCAGCACTGTGATTTGGAACTTTCTGTTCTCAAACTGAAGGACCACGAAGATTACTGTGGTGCCCGGACGGAGTTATGTGGCAATTGTGGGCGCAATGTCCTGGTGAAAGATCTGAAGACTCATCCTGAAGTTTGTGGGAGAGacggagaggaaaaaagagatgagGTTGCCATGCCTCCTAATGCATATGATGAGTCTTGGGGTCAAGATGGAATCTGGATTGCATCCCAGCTCCTCAGACAAATTGAGGCTCTGGACCCACCTATGAGGCTACCCCGAAGACCACTGAGGGCCTTTGACTTGGACCTCTTCCATAGTAGGACTACCAACCAAAGGAACATGACAGCCCATTTTCCAATTCAGAATAATCTAT TGGAAGAACaagaaaggcaggaaaggaaTAGAACCCGGCAGCCCCCAAAAGAGGGTGGTGAAGATAGTGCAAACCTGGACTTCATGTTGGCCCTAAGTCTGCAAAATGAAGGGCAGGCCCACAGCATGGCTGAGCAGGACTTCTGGAGGGCTGTATGTGGTGCAGACCAGTCCCTTGAAGGTCCCAATGCTCTGAATGACATAAAGG GTACGGCTGACCGGACCATGTTGCCTTGTGAATTCTGTGAGGAGCTCTACCCAGAGGAACTGCTGATTGACCATCAG acaagCTGTAACCCTTCCTGTGCCTTACCTTCACTCAGTATGGGCAGCACTCCCCCCAAAGAGGTGGAGGACCCTGATGTCATCTTCCAAAAGTTTTTGCAGCAGGCTGCAAGTAACCAGTTAGACTCTTTGATGGGCCTGAGCAATTCACCCCCTGTAGAGGATAGCGTCATCATCCCGTGTGAATTCTGTGGGGTacagctggaggaggaggtgcTGTTCCATCACCAG GACCAGTGTGACCAACGTCCAGCCACAGCAAACAACCATGTGACGGAGGGGATTCCTAGACAGGATTTCCAGCATCCAGAGACTTCACCAGAGCTGCCCAAGAGGCGTGTCAGACACCAGG gaGATCTGTCTTCTGGTTACATGGATGATATCAAGCAGGAAATGGCTAAAGGGCCCACCTACCCTCTTCCCCCCAGCAGACCCATTAACAATATGACAGCTACCTGTAACCGACTGTCAACATCCACATCAAGCCCCAGACCTGGGTGCCAGCCCAGTCCTCCTCGCATACTGAAGCTCAACAACTTAGACAGCCAAGACAGCCGGGGGCGGAATCGAAACAGCCATAACTCGGCCATGGCCGCTGGACATGCTCCAGTGATTCACCCGGTGCGAAATCTCTACCCAGAAAACCTTGTACCCTCCTTCCCCCGTGGGCCTTCTGGGAGATACGGAGCAAG TGGTAGGAGTGAGGGTGGCAGGAACTCGCGGGTCACCTCCACAGCCGCCAACTACCGCAACAGAACTGCAAAG GCAAAAACCCCCAAGCAGCAGGGAGCTGGGGatgcagaggaggaagaagaggaggagtaA